A single region of the Candidatus Binataceae bacterium genome encodes:
- a CDS encoding RMD1 family protein, giving the protein MAARTHQFYAVAFEENFSLRQIAPAFPDARVSALELYSPIGSDGTMFVFPFGAVVMLDAPPDSRDAQLAKLRTALPKLTTQVLREDYSVIEDPDGRIGIFNGMLHVDQLTRQRAGIVALTVAQSAAMEYYERLTDVMFARAGQFIERLEKRGTVPLRIRRMHRFIGEAIVTRTEVVAVLHLLDKPEATWEDPAMDRIYNDLRDEFDLADRYRALEAKMNSIQQSLELLLDVARDRRLVWLEIIVVLLILLEVVLSVVHFTI; this is encoded by the coding sequence AATTCTACGCCGTCGCGTTTGAAGAGAATTTCTCGCTGCGGCAAATTGCGCCCGCGTTCCCTGACGCGCGGGTCTCGGCGCTCGAGCTCTATTCGCCAATTGGATCTGACGGAACGATGTTCGTGTTCCCGTTCGGCGCGGTGGTAATGCTCGATGCGCCACCCGACAGCCGTGACGCCCAGCTCGCCAAGCTGCGCACGGCGCTGCCAAAGCTGACGACCCAGGTTCTGCGCGAGGACTACTCAGTCATCGAGGATCCCGACGGCCGTATCGGAATCTTCAACGGCATGCTGCACGTCGATCAGCTTACCCGCCAGCGCGCCGGAATCGTCGCGCTGACCGTCGCACAAAGCGCGGCGATGGAATACTACGAGCGTCTGACCGACGTCATGTTCGCCCGTGCGGGTCAGTTTATCGAGCGCCTCGAGAAGCGCGGCACGGTGCCGCTAAGAATCCGCCGGATGCATCGTTTCATCGGCGAGGCGATCGTGACCCGCACCGAGGTGGTTGCCGTGCTGCATCTCCTCGACAAGCCCGAGGCGACCTGGGAAGACCCGGCGATGGATCGTATATACAACGACCTGCGCGATGAGTTTGACCTCGCCGACCGCTACCGCGCACTGGAAGCCAAGATGAATAGCATCCAGCAGTCTTTGGAGCTCCTGCTCGATGTCGCCCGCGATCGGCGCCTGGTGTGGCTCGAAATCATCGTGGTGCTGCTCATCCTGCTCGAAGTCGTGCTGAGCGTCGTTCACTTCACGATTTAG
- a CDS encoding sugar phosphate nucleotidyltransferase, protein MNPRAERFALILAGGDGSRLKSLTRKISGHDVPKQFCPVLGELTLLQQTLERIALLIPRENTLASVTRAHSRFYEPQLDCVASANIAVQPSNRGTAAAILYPLMKLAATAAEASVAIFPSDHFVSDDPAFMHYVDSALCATDELPDLIAMLGIRARSPETGYGWIEPGDELAAGGTRLHRVRRFFEKPEREFANELMHAGCLWNSFVMAARVSTIIRTIAMALPGLFVQFSAVRPVLDTMFERETMRRLYNDLPSVNFSEQVLASNPGNLAVITVSDVEWSDLGESDRVMATLAKLKVRPGWAGSAPV, encoded by the coding sequence ATGAACCCGCGCGCCGAACGTTTTGCATTGATTTTGGCGGGCGGCGATGGATCGCGGCTGAAATCGCTCACCCGTAAAATCTCGGGACACGACGTACCGAAACAGTTCTGTCCCGTGCTTGGCGAGCTGACCCTGCTGCAGCAGACGCTGGAGCGAATCGCTCTGCTGATTCCGCGTGAAAACACGCTCGCGTCGGTGACGCGAGCGCACTCGCGATTCTACGAGCCCCAACTCGATTGTGTCGCCAGCGCCAACATCGCGGTGCAACCTTCGAATCGCGGCACGGCCGCGGCGATTTTGTATCCGCTGATGAAACTGGCGGCGACCGCCGCCGAAGCATCGGTTGCGATCTTTCCATCCGATCATTTCGTCAGTGACGATCCAGCCTTTATGCACTACGTAGATAGTGCCTTGTGCGCGACCGACGAATTGCCCGATCTCATCGCGATGCTGGGTATTCGCGCGCGCAGTCCCGAAACCGGTTACGGATGGATCGAACCGGGCGATGAGCTCGCGGCCGGCGGAACGCGGCTGCATCGCGTGCGCCGCTTCTTCGAGAAGCCCGAGCGCGAGTTCGCGAACGAGCTGATGCACGCGGGCTGTCTCTGGAACAGTTTCGTGATGGCGGCGCGCGTCTCGACCATCATCCGCACGATCGCGATGGCATTGCCGGGCCTCTTCGTTCAATTCTCTGCGGTGCGGCCTGTCCTCGATACGATGTTCGAGCGGGAAACGATGCGCCGTCTGTATAACGATCTGCCCTCGGTGAACTTCTCTGAGCAGGTGCTGGCAAGTAATCCAGGCAACCTGGCGGTGATTACTGTTTCCGACGTCGAGTGGAGTGATCTCGGCGAATCTGATCGCGTAATGGCAACTCTGGCCAAGCTGAAAGTGCGTCCGGGCTGGGCAGGTTCAGCGCCTGTGTAA
- a CDS encoding Crp/Fnr family transcriptional regulator: MDAEIPENCRARFENQLRGLGIPTDAAKELLDGHPLVNYGRDSTIFMTGTPADIMFAVVSGWVRVYYSIGSRRILAKLAGPGDVIGHMETPREGGPGRRIFEAYSLGKCTVALVTREHLVSVLQRVERDALIQIMTRLNGYWSIVAKRLLTMLLLSFRERLEFVLHELARDFGVRDARGVLLRPELGHDDLADMIGSSRPMVTRLLGEMSDQGLVTRCGRNLVLLDHRGIHVAA, from the coding sequence GTGGACGCCGAGATTCCGGAAAATTGTCGTGCGCGCTTCGAGAACCAGCTCCGCGGTCTGGGGATACCGACTGATGCCGCCAAGGAGCTCCTCGATGGTCATCCGCTCGTCAACTATGGTCGAGACTCGACGATCTTCATGACCGGCACTCCCGCCGACATCATGTTTGCCGTCGTTTCGGGCTGGGTGCGTGTTTACTACAGCATCGGCTCACGTCGGATTCTCGCCAAGCTCGCAGGTCCTGGCGATGTGATCGGCCACATGGAAACTCCACGAGAGGGCGGTCCGGGACGAAGGATTTTCGAAGCCTACAGCCTTGGCAAATGCACCGTCGCGCTGGTCACGCGTGAGCATCTCGTCAGTGTGCTGCAACGCGTCGAGCGCGACGCCCTGATTCAGATCATGACTCGGCTCAATGGTTACTGGTCGATTGTCGCCAAGCGGCTCCTGACGATGCTGTTGCTGTCGTTTCGCGAGCGGTTGGAGTTTGTGCTCCACGAGCTGGCGCGCGACTTCGGCGTTCGTGACGCGCGCGGGGTGCTGCTGCGGCCGGAACTCGGTCACGACGATTTGGCCGACATGATCGGTAGCTCACGTCCGATGGTGACGCGCCTGCTTGGCGAGATGAGCGATCAGGGCCTGGTGACGCGTTGCGGCCGCAACCTGGTGCTGCTCGACCATCGCGGCATTCACGTTGCGGCCTGA